A genomic stretch from Hemicordylus capensis ecotype Gifberg chromosome 5, rHemCap1.1.pri, whole genome shotgun sequence includes:
- the LOC128325868 gene encoding 16 kDa beta-galactoside-binding lectin-like, with protein sequence MERGVIADGLNIRPGEGIQVRGRVLADAKEFCIDLGKDCDNLLIRFNPRFAGHKDTLNTVICNSKQNGVWGDEEEKLHFPFLRGELTKVSFTFATAAKVKVNMAEGQIFYLDRVGQQFSFPNRLGLEAIQYVSVGGDFRVKGLNFF encoded by the exons GGTGTGATTGCAGATGGACTGAACATCCGGCCTGGAGAGGGCATTCAAGTGAGGGGAAGGGTCCTAGCAGATGCTAAAGA ATTTTGTATAGATCTGGGCAAAGACTGTGACAACCTCCTGATCCGCTTCAATCCACGCTTTGCCGGCCATAAGGATACGTTAAACACTGTTATCTGCAACTCCAAGCAAAACGGGGTGTGGGGGGACGAGGAGGAAAAACTACACTTCCCATTCCTGCGAGGGGAACTCACGAAG GTCTCCTTCACTTTTGCTACTGCTGCAAAGGTGAAGGTGAACATGGCAGAAGGTCAGATCTTCTACCTTGACCGAGTGGGCCAGCAGTTCTCCTTCCCAAATCGACTGGGCCTTGAAGCCATCCAGTATGTCTCAGTGGGGGGAGACTTCAGAGTGAAAGGTCTCAACTTCTTCTGA
- the LOC128327814 gene encoding 16 kDa beta-galactoside-binding lectin-like, producing the protein MENVMTVNGLNIQPGERLQLMGRILPDAEQFVVDLGKDSNNLVLHFNPRFFSRGDSVETIICNSKQDGVWGEKEEVHISFPMLEKIKIIFTFRASELQVEVDVFKKVQLEGDCLKILEPPEVPREHFPDLQDTGLIFPNRTGLKAIQFVSVHGDFKIEGFKLLCPSDLAM; encoded by the exons ATGGAAAAT GTCATGACTGTAAATGGACTGAACATCCAGCCTGGAGAACGCCTTCAACTGATGGGAAGGATCTTACCTGATGCTGAACA ATTTGTTGTGGATCTGGGCAAAGACTCTAACAACCTGGTGCTTCACTTCAATCCGCGCTTTTTCAGCCGTGGAGATTCAGTGGAAACTATTATCTGCAACTCCAAGCAAGACGGGGTATGGGGGGAAAAGGAAGAAGTACACATCTCTTTCCCAATGTTGGAAAAAATCAAG ATCATCTTCACATTCCGTGCTTCTGAGTTGCAGGTGGAAGTGGACGTTTTCAAGAAGGTCCAGTTGGAAGGAGATTGTCTGAAGATATTGGAACCACCAGAAGTTCCCAGAGAACACTTTCCTGACCTACAGGACACGGGGCTCATTTTCCCCAATCGAACAGGCctgaaagccatccagtttgtgtCTGTGCATGGAGACTTCAAAATTGAAGGCTTCAAATTGCTCTGTCCCTCTGATCTAGCTATGTAG